A genomic stretch from Nitrobacter winogradskyi Nb-255 includes:
- the aceA gene encoding isocitrate lyase codes for MSRTFEQIVLAPKGRFEGISRPYAPEDVERLRGSVQIEHTLAERGANRLWKQLNEMPYVNSLGAVTGNQAMQQARAGLPAIYLSGWQVAADANTAGAMYPDQSLYPANAGPELCRRINRTFQRADQIEHAEGGAKIDWFVPIVADAEAGFGGPLNAFEIMKAYIEAGAAGVHFEDQLASEKKCGHLGGKVLIPTAEHERNLIAARLAADVCGVPTLVLARTDAESAKLITSDIDERDHEFITGERTAEGFYRLKPGTGLDHCIKRGLSFAKYADLLWWETSKPDLEGARAFAEAVRKVYPDKMLAYNCSPSFNWEANLDKAAIAHFQKEIAAMGYKFQFVTLAGFHSLNHGMFELARGYKAEGMAAYSRLQQAEFASEKFGYSATRHQREVGTGYFDLVSATITGGQSSTTALHDSTEAAQFKSQGSPINVQAAE; via the coding sequence ATGTCCCGGACCTTTGAGCAGATCGTTCTCGCCCCCAAGGGGCGGTTTGAGGGGATCAGCCGTCCCTATGCTCCGGAGGACGTCGAACGGCTGCGCGGCTCGGTCCAGATCGAGCATACCCTGGCGGAGAGGGGCGCGAACCGGCTTTGGAAGCAACTCAACGAAATGCCTTATGTGAATTCGCTCGGCGCCGTCACCGGCAATCAGGCGATGCAGCAGGCGCGCGCCGGTTTGCCCGCCATCTATCTCTCCGGCTGGCAGGTCGCCGCCGACGCCAACACCGCGGGCGCGATGTATCCGGATCAGAGCCTCTATCCGGCTAACGCCGGTCCTGAACTCTGTCGCCGCATCAACCGCACCTTCCAGCGCGCCGACCAGATCGAGCACGCCGAGGGTGGGGCGAAGATCGACTGGTTCGTACCTATCGTCGCCGACGCCGAAGCGGGTTTCGGCGGGCCGCTCAACGCGTTCGAGATCATGAAAGCCTATATCGAGGCGGGCGCGGCCGGCGTCCACTTCGAGGACCAGCTCGCATCGGAAAAGAAGTGCGGGCACTTGGGCGGCAAGGTGCTGATCCCGACCGCGGAGCATGAGCGCAATCTGATCGCGGCGCGGCTTGCGGCCGACGTCTGCGGGGTGCCGACTCTCGTGCTGGCGCGCACCGATGCGGAGAGCGCGAAGCTGATCACGTCGGACATTGACGAGCGCGATCACGAGTTCATCACCGGCGAACGCACGGCGGAAGGCTTCTATCGCCTGAAGCCTGGCACCGGCCTTGACCATTGCATCAAGCGCGGGCTGTCGTTCGCGAAATACGCCGATCTTTTGTGGTGGGAGACCTCCAAGCCCGACCTGGAAGGCGCGCGCGCGTTCGCGGAAGCCGTCAGGAAGGTCTATCCGGACAAGATGCTGGCTTACAACTGCTCGCCCTCGTTCAACTGGGAAGCCAACCTCGACAAGGCCGCGATCGCGCACTTCCAGAAGGAAATCGCGGCGATGGGCTACAAGTTTCAGTTTGTCACGCTGGCGGGCTTCCACTCGCTCAACCATGGCATGTTCGAACTGGCGCGCGGTTACAAGGCCGAAGGCATGGCCGCCTATTCCCGTCTCCAGCAGGCCGAGTTCGCCTCGGAGAAGTTCGGATATTCGGCGACCCGCCATCAGCGCGAGGTCGGCACCGGCTACTTCGATCTGGTTTCGGCCACGATCACGGGAGGCCAGTCGTCGACCACTGCGCTTCACGATTCCACGGAAGCCGCGCAGTTCAAGTCTCAGGGCTCACCGATCAACGTTCAGGCCGCTGAGTAA
- a CDS encoding DUF4170 domain-containing protein, producing the protein MTRSNFWVIGGEFGSMNFHKLVEGSAQVQGPFKTRQEAEDAWKVVSEENRYRAGVRFSIVEEPNRMAG; encoded by the coding sequence ATGACCCGTAGCAATTTCTGGGTGATTGGCGGCGAATTTGGTTCAATGAACTTCCACAAGCTGGTGGAAGGCTCGGCTCAGGTGCAGGGACCGTTCAAGACGCGGCAGGAAGCGGAGGATGCCTGGAAGGTCGTGTCCGAGGAGAACCGCTACCGCGCCGGCGTGCGCTTCTCCATCGTGGAAGAGCCGAACCGCATGGCGGGCTGA
- a CDS encoding DUF1993 domain-containing protein — protein sequence MSFHDSASPAFLQMLGALSDILRKAEAHASARKIAPETLLTARLYPDMLPLTRQIQIACDFAVKTCARLSGSEVPSTPDTEKTFDELQQRIAKATDYVRKLPPDKFDGAEDREITFPAGRDQTMTLKGQQYLSHFALPNFYFHATTAYDILRHNGVELGKRDFMGVK from the coding sequence ATGTCATTCCATGATTCCGCTTCGCCGGCCTTTCTGCAAATGCTAGGCGCTCTCTCCGACATCCTCAGGAAAGCCGAAGCCCATGCCAGCGCCCGGAAGATCGCACCCGAAACGCTGCTCACCGCGCGGCTCTATCCGGATATGCTGCCGCTGACGCGCCAGATTCAAATCGCCTGCGATTTCGCCGTGAAGACCTGCGCGCGACTGAGCGGCTCGGAAGTACCGAGCACGCCGGATACGGAAAAGACCTTTGACGAGTTACAGCAGAGGATCGCGAAGGCAACGGATTACGTCAGGAAACTGCCGCCCGATAAATTCGACGGCGCGGAAGATCGCGAAATCACCTTTCCGGCGGGGCGCGACCAGACCATGACTCTGAAGGGTCAGCAGTATCTCAGCCACTTCGCCTTGCCGAATTTCTATTTCCACGCGACCACCGCATACGACATCCTGCGTCACAACGGCGTCGAACTCGGCAAGCGGGATTTCATGGGCGTGAAATAG
- a CDS encoding c-type cytochrome, which yields MSMRNSWFGCVIGVCLFSGSAGAQSMVGHFGVGQTATADEAAKYFSIPPSGDGLPAGSGTAKAGVEVFASTCAACHSDKLQGNPAAGIGGDRLLGGRGSLAGKTPVKTVESYWPYATTLFDYIKRTMPFSAPGSLKDDEVYSLVAYILSEARIIKPSETIDAKSLPKVQMPNKDGFIPDARPELELYR from the coding sequence ATGTCCATGCGTAACTCATGGTTCGGCTGCGTGATCGGCGTCTGCCTGTTCTCCGGCAGCGCTGGCGCTCAATCGATGGTCGGTCACTTCGGTGTCGGCCAGACCGCGACGGCGGACGAGGCCGCCAAGTATTTCTCGATCCCGCCTTCGGGCGATGGACTTCCTGCGGGGAGCGGAACGGCAAAAGCCGGTGTGGAAGTTTTTGCCAGCACTTGCGCAGCTTGTCATAGCGACAAATTGCAAGGCAATCCCGCCGCGGGCATTGGTGGTGATCGTCTGCTTGGCGGGCGGGGCTCGCTTGCGGGCAAAACGCCGGTCAAGACCGTCGAGAGCTACTGGCCGTATGCAACGACGCTATTCGATTACATCAAGCGTACGATGCCGTTCAGCGCGCCCGGTTCGCTCAAGGATGACGAAGTATATTCGCTGGTCGCTTACATCCTTTCGGAAGCCAGGATCATCAAACCGTCCGAGACCATTGACGCGAAGAGCCTGCCCAAAGTGCAGATGCCTAACAAGGATGGTTTTATCCCAGACGCCCGGCCTGAGCTTGAACTTTACAGATGA
- the soxC gene encoding sulfite dehydrogenase: MFPRRTTSSRRGFLFAAGSLVGAAGAATIAHAEVLKAPTGAVLYDVPDDPTKVQGRPVVDGSYGTRSQFETEARMRYPTPNENTSWSLTPLGRGVGNITPSGLHFERHHGGIPTIDPAKHNLLIHGMVERSMTFSMADIKRLPSVTRKHFIECSGNGLTEWNKPTMKTVQGTHGLLSTSEWTGVQFATFARETGLKEGAAWVLAEGADAAVMTRSIPLEKMLKDALIVYGQNGEAIRPEQGYPLRLLLPGYEGNTHIKWLRRLQVSDKPFMTREETAKYTDLLGSGKARIFSLDMEAKSVITFPSGEMKLPGPGFYNITGLAWTGRGRVQSVDVSLDSGRTWYPARLESPPEPMCTVRFSFPWMWDGKGAVLQSRCIDETGYVQPTLEQLIAIRGNNGSFGSIYHLNAIQSWAVSEAGDVTNVHA; this comes from the coding sequence ATGTTCCCGCGTCGGACGACATCGAGCCGGCGCGGCTTTTTGTTCGCGGCGGGCTCACTCGTCGGCGCAGCCGGAGCAGCCACGATCGCCCATGCCGAGGTGCTGAAAGCGCCGACCGGTGCAGTTCTTTACGATGTGCCTGACGATCCGACCAAAGTGCAAGGACGGCCGGTCGTCGACGGAAGCTATGGAACGAGGTCCCAGTTCGAGACTGAAGCCCGCATGCGCTATCCGACGCCGAACGAGAACACCTCATGGAGTCTCACTCCGCTCGGCAGGGGAGTTGGCAACATCACGCCATCAGGACTCCACTTCGAACGCCATCACGGCGGAATCCCGACGATCGATCCGGCGAAGCACAACTTGCTGATCCATGGCATGGTGGAACGCTCGATGACGTTCTCGATGGCCGACATCAAGCGGCTGCCTTCGGTGACGCGCAAGCATTTCATCGAGTGCTCTGGCAACGGTCTGACGGAGTGGAACAAGCCGACCATGAAGACCGTGCAAGGAACGCACGGACTGCTCAGCACATCCGAGTGGACCGGTGTTCAGTTCGCGACTTTCGCGCGCGAGACGGGACTGAAGGAAGGTGCGGCCTGGGTTCTGGCCGAAGGCGCCGATGCCGCCGTCATGACACGCAGCATTCCCTTGGAGAAAATGCTTAAGGACGCCCTCATCGTTTACGGACAGAACGGCGAAGCTATTCGTCCCGAACAAGGTTATCCTTTGCGGCTTCTTCTTCCTGGTTATGAAGGAAACACTCACATCAAATGGCTTCGGAGACTGCAAGTCAGCGACAAGCCATTCATGACGCGAGAGGAGACGGCGAAGTATACCGACCTTCTAGGAAGCGGTAAGGCGCGCATCTTCAGCCTGGACATGGAGGCCAAGTCGGTCATCACGTTTCCATCGGGAGAGATGAAGCTGCCGGGTCCGGGTTTCTACAACATCACAGGCCTTGCATGGACAGGGCGCGGGCGGGTCCAGTCTGTCGATGTCTCGCTGGATTCGGGAAGGACCTGGTACCCGGCGCGGCTTGAATCGCCGCCCGAGCCGATGTGCACGGTGCGCTTCAGCTTCCCGTGGATGTGGGACGGCAAGGGTGCGGTGCTGCAGAGCCGCTGCATTGACGAGACCGGTTATGTCCAGCCCACTCTCGAGCAACTCATCGCAATCCGTGGGAATAACGGATCGTTCGGTTCGATCTATCACCTCAATGCGATTCAGAGCTGGGCTGTCAGCGAGGCGGGGGATGTGACCAATGTCCATGCGTAA
- a CDS encoding helix-turn-helix domain-containing protein, with the protein MASDPGKKLFVGPRFRRVRQQLGLSQTQFAEGLGISPSYVNLIERNQRPVTAQILLRLAETYDLDLRDLATADEDRFFAELNEVFSDPLFRQIDIPRQELRDLAELCPGVTHALQRLYAAYTEARRGETLAAAQFAGRDDSTGARFEADPIERVRDLIEANRNYFPELEQAAEALRDEIDVPAQDLFAALSARLREKHSIQTRIMPVDIMRETLRRFDRHRRQLLISELVDGPGRAFQLAFHIALAECTPVLDAIIARAGALDDTSRQLYRITLANYFAGCALMPYQPFLAAAESLGYDLHVLAQRFSTGFEQVCHRLTTLQRPNARGVPFFMLRVDNAGNVSKRFSSGTFPFSKFGGTCPLWNVHSTFDTPDRLLKQVIELPDGTRYFSVAQMVRRPVAPHPLAQPRFAIGLGCEIRHAARLVYASGMNLDNAEGTPIGINCRLCERENCAQRADPPLTRTLILDENTRRMTSFAFSNAREV; encoded by the coding sequence ATGGCCAGCGATCCAGGCAAGAAACTCTTCGTCGGTCCCCGGTTTCGCCGTGTCCGCCAGCAGCTCGGGTTGTCGCAGACCCAGTTCGCGGAAGGGCTCGGCATTTCTCCGAGCTACGTCAACCTGATCGAGCGCAACCAGCGCCCGGTCACCGCGCAAATCCTTCTCCGCCTCGCGGAGACCTACGATCTCGACCTGCGCGATCTCGCTACCGCCGACGAGGACCGCTTCTTCGCCGAGTTGAACGAGGTCTTTTCCGATCCCTTGTTTCGCCAGATCGACATTCCCAGGCAGGAGTTGCGCGATCTGGCCGAACTCTGCCCCGGCGTGACCCATGCGCTGCAGCGCCTCTACGCCGCCTATACCGAGGCGCGGCGCGGCGAAACGCTGGCGGCGGCGCAGTTCGCCGGCCGCGACGACAGCACGGGCGCACGCTTCGAGGCCGACCCGATCGAGCGGGTTCGCGACCTGATCGAAGCCAACCGCAACTATTTCCCCGAGCTTGAGCAGGCCGCGGAGGCGCTGCGCGACGAAATCGACGTTCCCGCACAGGACCTGTTCGCCGCGCTGAGCGCGCGACTGCGAGAGAAACATTCGATTCAGACGCGCATCATGCCGGTGGATATCATGCGCGAGACGCTGCGCCGCTTCGACCGCCACCGCCGGCAACTCCTGATCTCCGAACTCGTGGACGGTCCCGGACGCGCCTTCCAGCTTGCATTCCATATCGCGCTCGCCGAATGCACGCCCGTTCTTGATGCGATCATCGCCCGCGCCGGCGCGCTCGACGACACCTCGCGCCAGCTCTATCGCATCACGCTCGCGAACTACTTCGCGGGATGCGCGCTGATGCCTTATCAGCCCTTCCTTGCCGCGGCGGAATCGCTCGGCTACGACCTCCATGTGCTGGCGCAACGCTTCAGCACCGGCTTCGAGCAGGTATGCCACCGCCTGACCACGCTGCAGCGGCCGAACGCCCGCGGCGTACCGTTCTTCATGCTGCGCGTCGACAACGCCGGCAATGTCTCCAAGCGATTTTCGTCCGGCACGTTTCCGTTCTCGAAGTTCGGCGGCACCTGTCCGCTGTGGAACGTCCACTCCACGTTCGACACCCCGGACCGTCTGTTGAAGCAGGTGATCGAATTGCCCGACGGCACCCGCTACTTCTCGGTCGCACAGATGGTGCGCCGGCCGGTCGCGCCGCATCCGCTGGCGCAACCACGCTTCGCTATCGGCCTGGGTTGCGAAATCCGCCACGCCGCAAGGCTTGTCTATGCTTCCGGGATGAACCTGGACAATGCCGAGGGCACGCCGATCGGCATCAACTGCCGCCTCTGCGAGCGGGAAAACTGCGCGCAGCGGGCCGACCCCCCGCTCACGCGCACGCTGATCCTAGACGAAAATACCCGCCGCATGACAAGCTTTGCGTTTTCGAATGCGCGGGAGGTGTGA